One region of Xylanibacillus composti genomic DNA includes:
- a CDS encoding toprim domain-containing protein has product MVIIVEGKNDKTQLRRLLNEEIDIICTYGTPGTDRLERIKRAVGGQDVMIFTDNDPSGKRIRGILSDLFPDAEHLYTRRGYAGVEGTPDEYLVQQLEKAGLEEWIDYSAIREPNEAYEQPPSSS; this is encoded by the coding sequence ATGGTTATCATTGTAGAGGGCAAGAACGACAAGACGCAGCTGCGTCGTTTGTTGAATGAAGAAATCGACATTATTTGTACATACGGAACACCGGGCACTGACAGACTGGAACGAATCAAACGAGCAGTCGGCGGTCAAGATGTTATGATTTTCACAGACAACGACCCTTCCGGGAAGCGCATTCGCGGCATACTCAGCGATCTATTTCCCGATGCGGAGCATCTTTACACACGGAGAGGATATGCAGGCGTTGAAGGAACGCCAGATGAATATCTCGTCCAACAGCTTGAGAAGGCCGGATTAGAGGAATGGATTGATTACTCGGCTATCCGGGAACCGAATGAAGCCTATGAACAGCCCCCGTCTTCGTCTTGA
- a CDS encoding MFS transporter, translating into MKTAMWLYLFMFIAMFDLHAQYPVLSPFALSLGAAPSFIGFIMGIYSLTHLPGNMLAGYGVDRYGSKIFITLSLIGAGALLLLQAYASNPWQLLAIRSVSGFVLAFLSPACMSLLAKLAKDTAGQGKYMAGNGLVHTLASVLSPAAGALLVAKLGFSASFTILGWGLIVTGLLALFFIHDVPTASKVAAKGDAASPPSPLIRAAERAPAQALAANPTIPWLFYAIPLALSCSQGILFFELPLLNLGEQSLMTSGLLFSVVSLGSLVTLSMLFLNKLSPFYRTAVGSFFLAIVFFGMAVEWALPMAASLFLIGMAKGMIYPAMATLLASITQATHYGRIFALLSVCFSIGAFIGPTIAGQIRDSMSPYFIAFVVLMLALSALPYSRPRSVTIT; encoded by the coding sequence GTGAAAACCGCCATGTGGCTGTACTTGTTCATGTTTATCGCCATGTTTGATCTGCACGCCCAGTATCCGGTTTTGTCTCCGTTCGCCTTATCCCTTGGCGCGGCGCCTTCATTCATCGGCTTCATCATGGGAATTTACTCCCTCACCCATCTGCCGGGGAATATGCTCGCGGGATACGGTGTCGACCGCTACGGCAGCAAAATATTTATCACGTTAAGTTTAATCGGCGCGGGCGCGCTATTGCTTCTGCAAGCTTACGCCTCGAATCCATGGCAGCTTCTGGCCATACGGTCTGTGAGCGGCTTCGTGCTGGCCTTCCTGTCGCCCGCTTGTATGTCGCTTTTGGCCAAGTTGGCCAAGGACACTGCCGGGCAGGGCAAATATATGGCCGGCAACGGGCTCGTTCATACCCTGGCCTCTGTCCTCTCGCCTGCAGCCGGTGCGCTGCTTGTTGCCAAACTGGGTTTCTCGGCGTCGTTCACCATCCTTGGATGGGGGCTGATCGTCACTGGACTGTTGGCACTTTTCTTCATTCATGACGTACCGACCGCCTCCAAAGTTGCCGCGAAGGGAGATGCCGCATCGCCTCCCTCCCCTCTGATCCGTGCTGCAGAACGAGCGCCTGCTCAAGCGCTTGCGGCTAACCCGACCATCCCCTGGCTGTTTTACGCGATACCGCTCGCATTATCCTGTTCCCAGGGCATCTTGTTTTTCGAGCTGCCGCTGCTTAACCTCGGCGAGCAGTCGTTGATGACATCAGGATTGTTGTTTTCTGTGGTTAGTCTGGGTTCGCTCGTTACATTAAGCATGCTGTTCTTGAACAAGCTTTCTCCTTTCTACCGCACCGCTGTGGGCAGTTTTTTCCTCGCCATCGTCTTTTTTGGAATGGCAGTCGAATGGGCGCTTCCCATGGCAGCATCTCTGTTTCTGATCGGCATGGCCAAAGGCATGATCTATCCGGCTATGGCGACGCTGCTGGCATCGATCACCCAAGCTACCCACTATGGGCGAATCTTTGCTCTGCTTTCCGTATGCTTTTCCATCGGTGCGTTTATCGGGCCTACAATCGCCGGGCAAATTCGTGACAGCATGTCCCCTTATTTCATTGCTTTTGTCGTATTGATGCTCGCTTTGTCAGCGCTGCCCTATAGCCGTCCGAGATCTGTCACAATCACATGA
- a CDS encoding Cof-type HAD-IIB family hydrolase, which produces MTAYRLIALDMDGTLLNDNEEISEANKAAIRRATEAGIVVCLSTGRGMFSLRPYIEELELQAPLVTVNGGEIWRNPDELYEQHVMAAREIERLHQLAVDHDVWFWGYAAEGVYNRSNWTAAVYEHTWLKFGYYTEDSELLAFLRAEAERGGDFEITNSHPSNLEINPAGVNKAAGLRSVCNMLGLQMEQVAAVGDSMNDWAMIREAGLGVAMGNAQQELKEAADWVTLSNEEDGVAHVLEKHFAL; this is translated from the coding sequence ATGACGGCATACAGGTTGATTGCTTTGGACATGGATGGAACGCTGCTGAACGACAATGAAGAAATTTCCGAGGCGAACAAGGCAGCCATTCGCAGGGCGACAGAAGCCGGGATTGTCGTCTGCTTGTCTACGGGAAGGGGGATGTTCTCCCTTCGCCCGTATATTGAGGAATTGGAGCTGCAAGCACCGCTCGTGACGGTTAATGGCGGGGAGATTTGGCGCAATCCGGATGAACTGTATGAACAGCATGTGATGGCGGCCCGGGAAATAGAACGGCTTCATCAGTTGGCTGTTGACCATGATGTTTGGTTTTGGGGCTATGCGGCGGAAGGCGTGTACAACCGAAGCAATTGGACAGCGGCCGTATACGAGCATACGTGGCTGAAATTCGGCTATTATACCGAGGATTCAGAGTTGCTGGCATTTTTGCGGGCGGAGGCAGAGAGAGGGGGAGATTTCGAAATCACCAACTCGCATCCATCGAACCTCGAGATAAATCCGGCTGGCGTGAACAAGGCGGCAGGTCTGCGGAGTGTGTGCAACATGCTCGGCTTGCAGATGGAACAGGTGGCTGCGGTAGGAGACAGCATGAATGATTGGGCCATGATTCGTGAAGCCGGATTGGGTGTTGCGATGGGCAACGCTCAGCAGGAGTTGAAGGAAGCGGCGGATTGGGTGACTTTGTCCAACGAGGAAGACGGGGTGGCTCATGTACTAGAGAAGCATTTCGCATTATGA
- a CDS encoding metal-dependent hydrolase, giving the protein MDTGTHFVVGLGLAGLAQIDPAVTGEAALGAAVLFGTVLGSQAPDADTLTRLRGNALYIRHHRGWSHSLPALLLWTAAISGGLYAIFQPDRFWPLLYWVLLSVALHIFMDLFNTYGTQALRPFSKKWISWNIIPIFDPIIFLSHAVAVLLWTLKLANPVVVFPLLYAFLALYYVWRVLVHRSVQRKIQSMDVKRNSKDRYLVIPTLHPYHWNVVKIEHNGDYQIGEWRSGKLQWIDRVSRSSHPTIELSKKHPDVAALLSFSTHACPEVHTHRWGHEVRWVDVRYRHRKQYPFVAVVLFDHDGNVLDSYVGWMNEEKVGKKLRLDSY; this is encoded by the coding sequence TTGGATACCGGCACACACTTTGTTGTTGGTCTGGGTCTTGCCGGTTTGGCACAAATCGATCCGGCCGTTACTGGAGAAGCCGCATTGGGAGCAGCCGTCTTGTTCGGAACTGTGCTTGGATCGCAGGCACCAGACGCAGATACTCTAACCAGGCTGAGGGGAAATGCCCTCTACATCCGGCACCATCGGGGATGGAGCCATTCCTTGCCGGCGCTTTTGCTGTGGACTGCGGCAATAAGCGGAGGCCTTTATGCCATTTTTCAGCCTGATCGATTCTGGCCGCTGCTCTACTGGGTCCTGTTATCGGTAGCCTTGCACATTTTTATGGATCTCTTCAATACGTACGGCACGCAGGCCTTGAGACCCTTCTCGAAGAAATGGATATCCTGGAACATTATCCCCATTTTCGATCCGATTATTTTTCTCAGCCATGCAGTCGCCGTTCTGCTGTGGACGCTCAAGCTGGCTAATCCTGTCGTCGTTTTCCCGCTGCTGTATGCGTTCTTGGCTCTCTACTATGTTTGGCGTGTTCTTGTACATCGAAGCGTCCAGCGAAAAATTCAATCGATGGATGTCAAGCGTAATTCGAAGGATCGATACCTAGTCATTCCCACCCTGCATCCCTATCACTGGAACGTTGTCAAAATCGAGCATAACGGCGACTATCAAATTGGCGAATGGCGCAGCGGCAAGCTGCAGTGGATCGATCGTGTGAGCCGTTCCTCACACCCGACTATAGAATTGTCAAAAAAACATCCGGATGTCGCCGCCCTGCTTTCATTCAGCACTCATGCCTGCCCCGAGGTGCATACTCACCGTTGGGGACATGAGGTGCGCTGGGTTGATGTCCGTTACCGCCATCGCAAGCAGTACCCGTTCGTCGCGGTCGTGCTGTTCGACCATGACGGGAATGTTTTGGACTCTTACGTAGGCTGGATGAATGAGGAAAAGGTCGGCAAAAAATTGCGCTTGGACAGCTATTGA
- the asnB gene encoding asparagine synthase (glutamine-hydrolyzing) codes for MCGIAGMICFDRREPALEQLKRMTDIIHHRGPDDSGFWSEPGVGLGFRRLSIIDLAEGHQPLSNENERIWIIFNGEIYNYKALRNELEARGHQFKTHTDTEVIVHLYEEYGEDCVRHLRGMFGFALWDMERKRLFAARDHFGIKPFYYALHDGRLVFGSEIKSLLQAGLSRKLNMEALLQYMTFQYVPEPNTMLQGIQKLPPGHSMTVDLQGKVDITRYWDPTFEPGSGTLDQMVEELRERLLDSVRHHMQSDVERGCFLSSGIDSTAIAAYMRSIEPIKTFSVGFEGPHNETEIARETAKALGTEHYAKVITPEEYLNTLERAVWHQDEPVADPSAIALYHVAALAREHVTVVLSGEGADELFGGYRIYREPLALRPLAWMPAPLMRMLNRIAGRLPSTVYGRNYLLRATTPLEERFLGNARIFREDMKGELVAAGKEWLDRYRNPQEVARPFYEKSAHLDPVSRMQYIDMNLWLPGDILMKADKMTMAHSLELRVPFLDKELFELARRIPAAYRLQNGTTKYVFRRAMEGIVPDFILNRPKLGFPVPLRDWMKEPIGDRILETIRSRDMAEWFDIDAAERLMKAHRTGTADYSRHLWVLYVFALWQQTYLQREEIGAPLRETASRA; via the coding sequence ATGTGCGGAATCGCCGGAATGATCTGCTTTGACCGCCGGGAACCGGCGCTGGAACAATTGAAACGCATGACTGACATCATTCATCACAGAGGTCCGGATGATTCCGGCTTTTGGTCTGAACCGGGGGTTGGCCTGGGCTTCCGCCGCTTGTCGATTATCGATCTGGCTGAAGGCCATCAGCCTTTGTCCAACGAGAATGAGCGGATATGGATTATTTTCAACGGTGAAATTTATAACTATAAAGCGCTGCGCAATGAGTTGGAAGCGCGCGGCCACCAATTCAAGACGCATACCGACACCGAAGTTATCGTACACCTATATGAGGAGTACGGCGAGGATTGTGTACGCCATCTTCGCGGTATGTTTGGTTTCGCACTATGGGATATGGAGCGCAAACGGCTGTTTGCGGCAAGAGATCACTTCGGCATCAAGCCATTTTATTACGCGCTGCATGATGGGCGGCTGGTCTTCGGCTCTGAGATCAAGAGTCTGCTGCAGGCCGGACTTTCGCGCAAGCTGAACATGGAGGCGCTGCTGCAGTATATGACGTTTCAGTATGTGCCGGAGCCGAATACGATGCTGCAGGGCATTCAGAAGCTTCCGCCCGGCCATTCCATGACCGTCGATCTGCAGGGTAAGGTTGACATTACCCGCTACTGGGATCCGACTTTTGAACCGGGATCGGGCACATTGGATCAAATGGTGGAAGAGCTGCGGGAAAGACTGCTCGATTCGGTGCGTCATCATATGCAGAGCGATGTGGAAAGGGGATGCTTTTTGTCCAGCGGGATCGATTCCACGGCGATAGCGGCGTATATGCGATCAATTGAACCGATCAAGACGTTTTCTGTCGGCTTCGAGGGTCCTCATAATGAGACAGAGATTGCCCGCGAGACCGCGAAGGCGCTCGGCACAGAGCATTATGCGAAGGTCATTACTCCTGAAGAGTATTTGAATACGCTGGAACGGGCGGTTTGGCACCAGGATGAACCGGTAGCCGACCCTTCAGCGATTGCGCTGTATCATGTTGCGGCTTTGGCGAGGGAGCACGTCACCGTTGTGCTGTCCGGCGAAGGCGCAGACGAGCTGTTCGGCGGATATCGTATCTATCGGGAGCCGCTTGCGCTGCGGCCGCTTGCCTGGATGCCGGCGCCTCTCATGCGCATGCTGAACCGCATCGCCGGCCGCTTGCCGTCCACGGTCTACGGGCGCAATTACTTGCTGCGGGCAACGACGCCTTTGGAAGAGCGCTTTCTAGGCAATGCGCGCATTTTCCGTGAGGACATGAAAGGTGAATTGGTGGCAGCCGGCAAGGAATGGCTGGACAGGTACAGGAATCCGCAAGAGGTTGCCCGACCGTTCTACGAGAAGTCGGCGCATTTGGACCCGGTCAGCCGCATGCAGTACATTGATATGAATCTATGGCTGCCGGGAGACATTCTGATGAAGGCCGACAAGATGACGATGGCTCATTCGCTGGAGCTGCGCGTTCCGTTCCTGGATAAGGAGCTGTTCGAGCTGGCCCGGCGCATCCCGGCCGCCTATCGGCTCCAGAACGGCACTACGAAATATGTATTCCGCAGGGCGATGGAGGGCATCGTTCCAGACTTCATCCTGAACCGGCCGAAGCTCGGTTTTCCCGTACCGTTGCGCGATTGGATGAAGGAGCCGATCGGCGATCGTATCCTGGAGACGATTCGCAGCCGGGACATGGCTGAATGGTTTGACATTGATGCGGCCGAACGCTTGATGAAGGCCCATCGGACGGGCACAGCCGACTATTCCCGCCATTTGTGGGTGCTTTACGTGTTCGCGCTGTGGCAGCAGACTTACTTGCAGAGGGAAGAGATCGGCGCCCCGCTGAGAGAAACGGCTTCCCGGGCTTGA
- the gerQ gene encoding spore coat protein GerQ: MMNVPYPMPNGGYVYGVSPQANGYPGMQQAYPMPMPKPMPPQMPAGSTIPTGGQTGGVQVPGLLPVEQSYIENILRLNLGKLATIYMTFENNSEWNAKVFRGVLEAAGRDHIIISDPQTGRRYLLLMVNLDYITFDEELAYDLPFGQTVSAPPR; encoded by the coding sequence ATGATGAATGTGCCATACCCGATGCCGAATGGCGGGTACGTGTACGGTGTATCCCCCCAGGCAAACGGATATCCGGGAATGCAGCAAGCTTATCCGATGCCGATGCCAAAGCCGATGCCGCCCCAAATGCCGGCTGGCTCGACCATTCCGACTGGCGGACAGACTGGCGGCGTGCAGGTGCCGGGCTTGCTGCCGGTGGAGCAATCGTACATCGAGAATATCCTCCGCCTAAATCTGGGCAAGCTTGCTACCATTTACATGACTTTCGAGAACAATTCGGAATGGAACGCCAAGGTATTCAGAGGTGTGCTCGAAGCGGCGGGCCGCGATCATATTATCATCAGCGATCCTCAGACAGGCAGAAGGTATTTGCTGCTGATGGTCAACCTGGACTATATTACCTTCGACGAGGAATTGGCCTACGACCTGCCCTTCGGTCAAACCGTCAGCGCCCCTCCCCGCTAA
- a CDS encoding HAD-IA family hydrolase, with protein sequence MEVFVDRYKAILFDAGDTLLNVPEAHQVVTQFLRERSFPCDEAEVESVLHESIQRFYYEKKRDEQAICSPEVDRAFWVKLYAHMLTRLNGANCDEDGLRRLCHDLYEVFTGPEVYTLFEDVTEVLEALRMRGLQLAVVSNFADTLPLILREKGIADYFSEIIVSTTVGLEKPNPEIFRYALRKLRVDPGDALYIGDHEQNDVWAPKQAGMDAIRILRYGYMQGEGIRSLLELLPGTSNR encoded by the coding sequence ATGGAAGTATTTGTGGATCGGTACAAGGCTATTTTGTTTGATGCGGGCGATACATTGCTGAATGTGCCGGAGGCCCATCAAGTGGTGACGCAATTTTTAAGAGAACGCTCTTTCCCTTGTGACGAGGCGGAGGTCGAATCCGTGCTGCACGAGTCGATTCAGCGCTTTTACTATGAAAAAAAGAGGGATGAGCAAGCGATCTGTTCTCCGGAGGTTGACCGCGCTTTTTGGGTGAAGCTTTACGCACACATGCTCACGCGTCTCAATGGGGCCAATTGCGATGAGGACGGCCTGCGCCGCCTCTGTCACGACTTGTACGAAGTGTTTACCGGCCCGGAGGTGTACACGCTGTTCGAGGACGTAACGGAAGTGCTGGAAGCGTTGCGAATGCGTGGCCTGCAGCTTGCCGTCGTCTCCAATTTTGCCGACACCTTGCCGCTCATTTTGCGAGAAAAAGGCATTGCCGACTATTTCAGCGAAATCATCGTGTCGACAACAGTCGGTTTGGAGAAGCCGAATCCCGAAATATTCCGGTATGCGCTGCGCAAGCTGCGGGTAGACCCCGGGGATGCGCTGTACATTGGCGATCATGAGCAGAACGATGTCTGGGCGCCGAAGCAAGCAGGCATGGATGCCATTCGCATTCTGCGGTACGGCTATATGCAGGGCGAAGGTATCCGCAGCCTGCTCGAGCTGCTGCCTGGAACAAGTAATCGATGA
- a CDS encoding peptidoglycan D,D-transpeptidase FtsI family protein gives MTKQQERDPQKQEIIRQRHFAFRLNVFFFCIFVLFSVLIVRLAFLQFVEGEELRALKDRKTTRSTPIPPIRGNIYDRNGFPIAQSVSTQSLYYRVQQGQNQDEVIALANRLANLFASVKESNPKTKTMTAEQIIEAMDVNFDINKQPRTPVIRYSEPRRIKTDLTKEEIAYLVEHRDEFSDLEIMEESVREYAEITDGPPGPDGSVQEEHIAVQLVGYLKEYRGARDLEFYKNNSSGYLETETVGVDGLELMYQERLRGQNGAKIYQINAAGKIVPGEVEVIQPIKGDNLYLTIDAEVQLATQRAIVENLDRLKNDPVFRSVNKTGTKAMAGYAVAMEVAGEDAGKVVAMASYPDYDPEVWRGGRISQSDLDEIQLFMRNGTIWNNWAPVHDDTERGRHPGSLVYLGSTMKPLTILVGLNEGLIKPNTVFNDRGRYEFGRDGSSIRNSDGRAQGNLTPASSLVRSSNVYMAATVGEPLFRKYGRSQVLDVWDSYMEQFGLGVRTGSGLPGEIAGTKDYMDVDAMGSELASMVFSSFGQGGRYTALQLAQYTGVLATEGKRLRPFFVNEVRSADSELLERPGPDILNEVDMPQEYWDVVKEGMMGVRMQGFEGFPYPVASKTGTSEQSVAGATVENAVYIAYAPADKPKLAVAVVVPGGGYGSYGAAPIARRIFDAYDKVYGLYDKDPDAPAGNESAAP, from the coding sequence GTGACGAAACAGCAAGAGCGCGATCCGCAAAAACAGGAAATTATCCGTCAGAGGCATTTCGCGTTTCGTTTGAATGTATTTTTCTTCTGCATTTTTGTGTTATTTTCCGTGCTGATTGTTCGTCTGGCCTTTCTGCAATTCGTGGAAGGGGAAGAGCTGCGGGCATTGAAGGACAGGAAGACGACCCGTTCCACTCCAATACCGCCGATCCGCGGCAATATTTATGACCGGAACGGGTTTCCGATTGCCCAGTCTGTATCGACGCAATCGCTTTATTACCGCGTGCAGCAAGGCCAAAATCAGGATGAGGTCATCGCGCTGGCCAATCGGCTGGCCAATCTGTTCGCTTCAGTCAAGGAAAGCAATCCCAAGACGAAAACGATGACAGCAGAGCAGATCATCGAAGCGATGGATGTCAATTTCGATATCAACAAGCAGCCTCGTACGCCCGTGATCCGCTATTCCGAGCCTAGGCGGATCAAAACGGATTTGACCAAGGAAGAAATCGCTTATTTGGTCGAGCACCGCGATGAATTTAGCGATTTGGAAATTATGGAAGAGAGCGTTCGGGAGTATGCGGAGATCACCGATGGTCCTCCGGGACCGGATGGCAGTGTGCAGGAAGAGCATATTGCCGTGCAACTGGTCGGTTACTTGAAGGAATACCGCGGAGCCAGGGATCTCGAATTTTACAAGAACAACTCCAGCGGTTACCTGGAAACGGAGACAGTCGGCGTTGACGGCCTGGAGCTGATGTATCAGGAACGGCTGCGCGGACAGAACGGAGCGAAGATTTATCAGATTAACGCCGCAGGCAAGATTGTACCCGGCGAGGTGGAGGTCATTCAGCCGATCAAGGGCGACAATCTGTATTTGACCATTGACGCGGAGGTACAGCTGGCCACCCAGCGCGCCATTGTGGAAAATCTGGACAGGCTGAAGAATGACCCTGTGTTTAGAAGCGTGAACAAGACCGGAACGAAGGCGATGGCTGGGTATGCCGTGGCGATGGAAGTGGCCGGCGAGGATGCCGGCAAGGTTGTGGCAATGGCCAGCTATCCGGATTATGATCCGGAAGTATGGCGCGGAGGACGCATCAGCCAAAGCGACCTGGATGAAATACAGCTTTTCATGCGCAACGGGACGATCTGGAACAACTGGGCGCCGGTGCATGATGATACCGAGCGCGGTCGCCATCCAGGCTCGCTTGTGTATCTCGGCTCGACGATGAAGCCGTTGACGATTTTGGTTGGGTTGAATGAGGGACTCATCAAGCCGAATACTGTGTTCAATGATAGAGGGCGATACGAGTTTGGCCGGGACGGCTCGAGCATCAGGAACTCGGATGGTCGGGCACAAGGCAATTTGACTCCTGCAAGCTCGTTGGTCAGATCATCTAACGTTTATATGGCAGCCACTGTAGGTGAACCGCTTTTCAGGAAATATGGAAGAAGTCAGGTTCTTGACGTCTGGGATTCGTATATGGAGCAATTTGGACTCGGTGTGAGGACCGGCAGCGGGCTGCCAGGAGAAATTGCTGGTACCAAGGATTATATGGATGTGGATGCGATGGGCAGCGAGCTTGCCTCCATGGTGTTCTCTTCCTTTGGCCAGGGCGGCCGTTATACAGCTCTGCAGCTTGCCCAGTATACGGGAGTGCTGGCGACAGAAGGGAAGCGGCTGAGACCATTCTTCGTCAATGAGGTTCGCTCCGCGGATTCCGAGCTGCTTGAGAGGCCGGGGCCTGATATACTCAATGAGGTGGATATGCCGCAGGAATACTGGGATGTCGTCAAGGAGGGCATGATGGGGGTAAGGATGCAGGGCTTTGAAGGCTTTCCTTATCCGGTGGCTTCCAAGACGGGCACGAGCGAGCAATCTGTGGCAGGCGCAACTGTCGAGAATGCGGTGTATATCGCCTACGCGCCTGCCGACAAGCCGAAGCTTGCCGTAGCGGTAGTCGTGCCGGGAGGGGGCTATGGGTCGTATGGTGCCGCCCCGATAGCACGCCGCATCTTCGACGCTTATGACAAGGTGTATGGCTTGTATGACAAAGATCCGGATGCGCCTGCGGGAAATGAGAGCGCGGCGCCGTAA
- a CDS encoding SCO family protein — MKKNTAIVAGAIVVLLAVGAVIGVILYNQLSKRSAYPVQKPAPAFTFTHVDGSEVSIENTNGKARLVYFYFSHCPNVCQPTNYLISQVQDKLQANGETGEHTALFSITFDPERDTTERLKEYAGKYNADLNHWYFLRGEVEYSREIAKEYGIAIQELDGGEDFAHTNAMILVDKEGNIRHYYLSKALEPDNAANIASDLMALAKE; from the coding sequence ATGAAGAAGAATACAGCTATTGTCGCCGGCGCGATAGTCGTCTTGCTTGCTGTCGGTGCCGTTATAGGGGTTATCCTGTACAACCAGCTTTCCAAGCGGTCCGCCTACCCTGTGCAGAAGCCGGCCCCGGCTTTTACGTTTACCCATGTTGACGGAAGCGAAGTTTCGATCGAGAACACAAATGGCAAGGCAAGACTCGTTTATTTTTACTTTTCCCATTGCCCGAATGTGTGCCAGCCTACGAACTATTTGATTTCGCAAGTGCAAGACAAGCTCCAGGCGAATGGGGAAACTGGCGAGCATACGGCGCTGTTCTCCATTACGTTCGATCCGGAACGGGATACAACTGAACGGCTGAAGGAATATGCCGGCAAGTACAATGCCGATCTGAATCACTGGTACTTCCTTCGCGGAGAAGTGGAGTATTCCCGTGAAATTGCGAAGGAATACGGCATCGCCATTCAGGAGTTGGACGGAGGCGAAGATTTCGCCCATACGAATGCGATGATCTTGGTCGACAAGGAAGGAAATATTCGTCATTATTACTTGTCCAAGGCCTTGGAGCCGGACAATGCTGCCAATATTGCTTCGGACCTGATGGCACTTGCCAAAGAATAA
- the cyoE gene encoding heme o synthase has translation MNNIATWRDYVQLTKPRIIQSNLIAAFGGFWMASGWRIDLSVMLLMLAGSSIVMASACVFNNYLDRDMDQKMERTQNRALPTGRIEPRHVLIYGAILGIIGTILLGAINWLTAVLGLVGIFVYVIIYTLWLKRTSTWSTSIGGISGAMPPVIGYVSVTEQLDAGAWLLFAILFLWQPPHFWALGIRRKEEYRAAGFPLLPVVKGVRRTKWQMIPYVVLLIPTSILLYVWNYVGVIYLVVAVVMGVYWLWLCISGLWAKDDEAWSKRTFVFSLYYLMITFAVIILNTVKI, from the coding sequence GTGAACAATATAGCCACGTGGCGAGATTATGTACAGCTCACGAAGCCCCGTATCATTCAGTCCAATTTGATCGCTGCGTTCGGCGGCTTTTGGATGGCATCCGGCTGGCGAATCGACCTGTCGGTCATGCTGTTGATGTTGGCGGGCAGCTCCATCGTGATGGCTTCAGCATGCGTATTTAACAATTACCTGGACCGCGACATGGACCAGAAGATGGAACGCACTCAAAACCGGGCGCTGCCAACCGGCAGAATTGAGCCGCGCCATGTACTGATATATGGGGCGATTCTGGGCATTATTGGCACGATTTTGCTGGGGGCGATCAATTGGCTTACGGCCGTGCTCGGGCTGGTCGGCATCTTTGTCTATGTCATTATATACACCCTCTGGTTGAAAAGAACTTCCACCTGGAGCACCTCGATAGGGGGGATTTCCGGTGCTATGCCGCCTGTGATCGGCTATGTGTCCGTTACAGAGCAACTTGACGCCGGAGCGTGGCTGTTGTTCGCTATCCTGTTCCTCTGGCAGCCGCCTCACTTCTGGGCGCTTGGCATCCGGCGCAAGGAGGAGTACAGGGCAGCGGGATTTCCGCTTCTCCCCGTAGTGAAAGGCGTGCGTAGAACGAAATGGCAGATGATCCCCTATGTGGTGCTGCTCATTCCGACATCGATTCTCCTCTATGTGTGGAATTATGTAGGGGTCATCTATCTCGTGGTAGCGGTTGTGATGGGCGTTTATTGGTTGTGGCTGTGCATCAGCGGCTTGTGGGCGAAGGATGATGAAGCGTGGTCGAAACGGACGTTCGTTTTCTCACTCTACTATCTGATGATTACTTTTGCCGTCATCATTCTGAATACCGTCAAGATTTAG
- a CDS encoding cell wall hydrolase — protein sequence MAVIKASSEDVRTLARLMRAEAEGEGELGMLMVGNVGVNRIKGNCLDFENIRSINDMVFQRPGGFEATTKGYFYQRAREKDIRLARRVIDGERQHPATNALWFFMPTGSCPATWYDQPNTGRYKSHCFFSPYENSCPGVYRTF from the coding sequence ATGGCCGTGATCAAAGCCAGCAGCGAGGACGTCAGGACGCTTGCCCGGCTTATGCGCGCCGAGGCGGAAGGCGAAGGCGAGCTGGGCATGCTGATGGTCGGCAACGTCGGGGTGAACCGCATCAAAGGCAACTGCCTGGATTTCGAGAATATTCGTTCTATTAACGACATGGTGTTTCAGCGTCCAGGAGGATTTGAGGCAACTACCAAGGGCTATTTCTACCAAAGAGCCAGAGAAAAGGATATTCGACTGGCCCGCCGAGTCATCGACGGCGAACGCCAGCATCCCGCGACCAATGCGCTGTGGTTTTTCATGCCGACCGGATCTTGTCCCGCCACCTGGTATGATCAGCCGAATACGGGCCGATATAAGTCCCATTGCTTCTTCAGTCCTTATGAAAACAGCTGCCCCGGCGTGTACCGTACGTTTTAA